The genomic segment TTCCAGGGCATCTTCCGCTAATTCCGCCACTAATAGTCTTTCTATATGCTCCATTAGTGCAACAAAGTTATATATTCGATCATAAATCGATGATGTCGTATTGACCGTTTCATAAAGTTTTGTGGCTCGGAAAAGTATATCATAACGATTAATTGCAAATCGATTATCATTACCCAATTTATTAACTTCATTGATTTGTTGTTTGATTGAAGTGACCGAATTTTTGGACAGATTCAGTAGTTTGAGGGATTCTTCGACTTCGCCATAGTATTTGTCTGATTCTTTATTCAATTGGTATTCTACAACggatttttcttttagcaACTGTTCCTTAATATCTCGTACCCTTTCAAGTGATAGATCTCCCTTTATTAAATCACAAACTTGCTGCAAGGGATCTGAAGACATCTTAGTAACTAGATACTTGATAATATCTCTGCTCTCGGCCCAATTTTACTTCTTTTCCTGCTTCCCTACGGGTGTTCTTAAGGTGCACTAGTTGCTAGAGTTTACAGtatgttttcttattttccGATCCCCAAAGCTCGGCaagattaagaaaaaaaggctAGCTGTACATAAGATTAATAACATCGTATTAATGAATCTATCACTTCCAGGCCCATTCTATGTATAGTATGTAAATATGTATTTAGATTATGATACGCCTGGTTCAGGCTTTTGCCACATTCCGTTCGGCCACTGTAAAACTCCTGCATTCGTATAGTCACCTCTATTCGTTGGAGACCGTACAGAGGCACGAGCCACTCTTAAATACAAGTCTATTGTCCCGTTAGAGGCATCAAGAGCATCGTCCATCATTTGAGCAAGTGCTGGATTCTCCATCCGAAGAACATCGATACTCACAGTCTCATTCTTGCCTACGTACACTTCCACATCGTTCAAAAGTAATGAAAAACCGTCGATGTTTCCTATTTGATCAATTACTGGATCAGTTGCATTTAGATGCCACGACAGAGAATGGTTTTGATCGTCGTTAAAATCCAGTATAGGTGGCTTCAAAGAAGCACCTGCTTCTCCTCTTAACAAGGCCGTATCTGTCTCAACTATGCTTGCAAAATCCCATCTTGCTACACCAGACAGAATTAACCCGACTAAAATTCCTTGGAACAGATATGCAGATGATCCTCTCGTGGCACAGCCTGGAACCAGTATAGAACCTAAGATGTAGTGATGTATCCTCAAGTTCAGTCCCGGCAAAGATCCCAAAGCTATTAATCCGCCAATGAAACAAatgtatattttaaaatACTTTTTGAATCTTCCTGATTTCCAGAGTGAATAAGCCTGTATAACTGCGCATGTAAGAATAGTGGCTGCAATAGATCCCACAGCAGTCAGTGCTCCAGCCTGCTCTTTCAAATCCGTCGTCGTAAGTCTATCAACAGGTAATCGGTCAAATGTGACATTATTTGAGATTCCCAACCAAAATGTGGGGTACCAAAGTATTACTTTTGCTATGGGCGATCCATTTTCTAGTGTTCTTTTCACCGCACTCTTCCAAACGACGTATAAAACAAAGCATAAAGGTAAAAGTCTTTGAAATCCCACACTGAAAAGCTCATACACGCTAGCTGGGTCATGTGCATCCGTTAGTAATGGAGGGTCTAGAGATAATACAAGAGTCCAATAGCCCACTATCGTGTTTATCCAGTACCCGTAAATACTGTCatacaaataaaatattggCAGTCCAAAAAGCATATTCAATGCGACCACAGCTGCTCGAGGATCATAACAGCCCGACAGGATACCGCCTTGTATATCTCTGAATGAATATGAACCGggaaaaaatgaattgaATGCTACTGAAAACCCAGTGTTATacattcctttttttgatggaaaagaattttGGGCCCCTTGCATAGAAACTTTGGTACAGCCACCGTAAAATGGTGAGATAACACCTGCATGTACTGCAGAGGCGCATGGAAACGAGTCACTTCTATAAGGGTAGGACACGACCATCGGGTCTTCTTCGCTAAACAGGGCACCTCCGCCAATTTCATACCCTGTATATTTGACTCTCCTATTCCCTACGGCAATGGCGGAGTATGTCCATCCACCTCTATCACACAGTGCTGGACATCTGATCATGTATTCTTTATTATCAAGTGGACCGCAGTTTTTAGCATTTAAACCACATTCGTTATTGGTACCCTCCCAGTTCAAGTAGGAATTGCAACTTAAAGACAATATAGGAATCTTTTCTGAGCCATCATTTGGATGGAAGTATGGCGGCTTGATAAGATAGGGGTATATgagagaataaaaaatgcGCATCCAAAAGCAGCAGTACACAATCAGTAGCAACAGTCGTATCAACTTACTTGGTATTTTAGTTTTGAATGTAGTCTGCGGAAAATCATCTATCTTCTTCAGCCATCCCCAACGTTTAGGAAAGCTAGGCGGTTCGTCACTTGGCTCAACAGGGCCATTCCAAACTCTTTCAATAAACTTTTGTATAGGatgtttcctttttaatAGTAACCATTTTGACTTACTGTTTTCTCTCCCTTCTTCATCAAGCATACTTTCCATGTCTGTATTGGAAAAGTTCTGCAGTTGTATAGACTCAGTCACACGGTGCTGTCCATCGCAATCACTTGAAACGCCAGGGTCTGTGGCTTCCCACGTTGTGTTAGcattatcatcaaaatGCACACCCATTCAATTCAATGCTAAATGGTCTATCTCTCACAAGTCTAATACTGGTTGAATTGTGCCTTAgttatttatataattgAATGTATTTTGCGATTTTACACTCTTTACGGTATTTAGCTGTTTTCTTCTACACCCCAgagtaatttttttgcgACGGTAAATCTGGAAAATAATCATAGAATACAATGAGAAAGAatgtaaaagaaataattttaTTAGCGTACATGATTGTGTATATGTTTTGtttaaaaaagtttatttaaaaaaggTCTTAATACATACTAACGAAAAGAAACCGCTCCAAGTTAGATAAGGAAAGGGAAAAATGCCACCAGAAAGAATCAACCGGAACATGACTCACAAGCTTCTGGAGTAGGAGCAGTACAAGCAATCACCTTTTCATTGTAAATGTCACATTTCTTCTCGTCGGaatcttcttttattgtttCCGTTGGAACTGCTGGGGCAACACTATCTTCCAATTTCACATTTGACATGGCACTCGACACCGATGATTGTTCGGATGGAACTGGAGATGCATCCTTCTCATTATCTGAGCTTTCGGTAAGCGCAGATGCCGCCTTTTGTTCAGAGAATTTTGTACCCTTTGGAACATAAACTGGACGATCCAATTCTGAGACGGAAGCAATATGTGTAGCGGCTTGATCGGCAACCTCTTGATCAATGGTAAATTGAATAGCAGCGGAGGCGGCTTGCGTTCTTAAGTAGTACATACCAGTTTTTAAACCCTTCTTCCAACCGTAGAAATGCATACTAGTAATCTTACCCATTGATGGTGCTTGCAAGAAAAGATTCAAGGAATGAGACTGATCGATGTAGATGGCACGATCAGCAGCCATATTGATAATGGTCTTTTGAGAGATTTCCCAGACGGTTTTGTATAATTCCTTCAATTCTTGTGGCACATTTGGTAAGCCTTGAATAGAACCATTTTGTGTAATTAGATATTGTTTCATACTATCATCCCAAATACCCAGGTCGACTAAATCACGTAGTAAATATGGATTAACAACTTGGAATTCACCAGACAGGACACGACGAGAGTACATGTTTGAGGTCACTGGTTCGAAGCATTCATTATAACCAAGAATTTGGGAAGTTGAGGCGGTTGGCATTGGTGCCATAGTCAAAGAGTTTCTTAACCCATGTTTAACAATGTCCTTTCTTAAGGTTTCCCAATCCCACATGCCAAATGGTTTAGCGTTCCACATATCGAATTGTAAAATACCCTTAGAAGCTGGAGAACCTTCAAAAGTAGAATATTTACCTTCTTTTTGGGCCAATTCACAGGAGGCTTCAAGAGTAGCATGGTAAATAGTTTCGAAGATTTGTTTGTTTAGAGTTTGAGCTTCTTCCGATTCAAAGGGTAGACGCAACATCATATAAGTATCGGCCAAACCCTGGACACCAAGAGCAATAGGTCTATGCTTCATATTTGAATTTCTAGCCTCGGGAACTGGATAGTAATTACGGTCGATAACTCTGTTCAAGTTGTGAGTAATGACTTTAGCAATCTCGTGTAATCTCTCGAAATTATAGCTTGCAGTTTTACCATCTTCTGAAACCTCAACGAATGCTGGTAGGGCAATAGAAGCTAAATTACAAACTGCAGTTTCATCCGGGGAGGAATATTCGACGATTTCACAACATAAATTAGATGATTTGATAGTACCTAAGTTCTGTTGGTTTGTCTTCCTGTTACATGCGTCCTTATAAACCATGAAAGGTGTACCTGTTTCTGTCTGTGCTTGCAAAATGGCATACCACAACTTTTGGGCTTTAATTGTTTTACCACGACCTTCTCTTTCGTAACGAGTATAtagttcttcaaattcatcaCCCCACACATCATCTAAACCTGGGGCAGCACTGGGCGAAAACAAAGTCCAAGGCCCATCCTCTTGAACACGTTTCATGAAAAGATCAGGGATCCATAGAGCAGGGAACAAATCTCTTGCACGAATTTCTTCCTTACCATGTGTTTTTCTGATATCGACAAAGTCGAAGATATCTGCATGCCATGGCTCCAAGAAAAGGGCGAAAGCACCAGGTCTCTTGTTACCACCCTGGTCCACATAACGGGCAGTATTATTGAAAACACGAATCATAGGAATCAACCCGTTTGAAGTACCGTTGGTACCAGCGATATAAGAACCTGTGGAACGGATGTTGTTGATATGAAGACCAACACCACCTGCAGTTTTGGAAATCATAGCACattctttcaaagtatcATAAATACCTTCGATAGAGTCATCCTTCATGGCAATTAAGAAACATGAAGACATTTGAGGATGTGGCGTACCAGCGTTGAATAAAGTTGGGGAAGCGTGAGTGAAGTATCTTAACGACATCAAATTATAAGTCTTCAGCACAGATTCGATATCGCTACCATGGATACCTAGCGCCACACGCATTACCAAATGCTGAGGACGTTCTGCCACTTCACCGTTCAGTCTTAGCAAGTACGAACGCTCCAGTGTCTTGAATCCGAAATACGTATACTGGAAATCCCTATCGTACACGATGGCCGAGTTCAAAGTATCTTTGTTTTCCATGACAATGTTGTAAATTTCGTCCGAAATCATAGGAGCATGCTTTCCAGTAGCTGGGTTAATCCAGTCGTGTAAATCCTCAATAACTTTGGAGAATTGCTTTGTGGTTTGCTTATGTAAGTTAGAGATGGCGATTCTAGCGGCTAGAGTGGCATAATCAGGGTGCACAGTGGTCATGTATGCACATGTTTCAGCTGCAAGATTGTCCAGCTCAACGGTAGTAACACCGGAGTACACACCAGAAATAATACGTTGGGTTACCTTAACAGCATCAATACGGTTTGGGTCTAAACCGTATGACAAACGGGTGATACGGGAGGTAATTTTATCGAATTGAACGGGCTCTTTGCGGCCGTCTCTTTTAATAACGTACATTTGTGTGGGAGTATTTGATTTATTGCTGCTGCTATTCTTGCTTGTCATATTTATTTCAACTTGGATATGAGATGAGAGAAAGGCAAGGAAGAAGGCAAAAGAAGGCAAAATAGCAGTGCGTTTATATACGTTTTGCAGCAGAACACGAAACAATATAAAGAACGCTGACACGAAAAACGAAACGCGTCAGCATCTCACAATACAGTATTACGATTTAACAATAGactattgtttttttcccaTCTTGTCGTTTGGTCCTCGCCATGGCAACCGGGTTTTTGCCCCTTTGAGCAGCGCCTAGGTGTCGTTGCTGCGACAACcacgaaaaaaaaaaaaaaaaaaaaacaaaagaacaaCGGCACGCAATGTTGCTGTGACAACCGTAGGCAGATAACTTGGCTTTTTTTACTACTTTAGGAAAATTAGCAGCCAAGAACGAGGGCTTGCTCTGCTACCTAGTTCAAACTGAAACAAGCCttcactttcttttcttttctttttttttttatctaaCAACTGAAGATTAAATGATAAATGTTTACGCGTGCGTGCGATTCATTCTTATGTATGTACGTATGTGCTGATTTTTTATGTGCTTGTTACCTTCTCTTGTTTCTTAAGAAGAAACTAGCCACGGCCACAGCGCCGGCTAGTACGCCTCCAGCGACGACAACACCCTTGAGTGTTTCCTTCTGGATCTTATCCTCTACCATACTCTTCAAAGCGCCCACCTGCTTGTTATTACGCTCATGCTCAAATAAAGTGTCTACATATCTCTTCGCCATAGAGTATTCACCGAGTTTGTAGCAACCTATGGTCAGATAATATAGGCATTCTCGTCTACGGGACTCGGCCTCTTTGTAAATGTCTGTGAGGATTTTCACACCAAGCCTTTCGTCATTCACGTCAGTGGATTTGATCAGCCCCCATGCGTAGTTAAACCTTGACTGTATGGTAGCGGTGGGCCCCCCCTCGGAGACGACTTGCTGGCGCAGAATCTCCAGCTGCTGCGGATAGAGTGGTTCGTATGCGTCCTTAAGAGTTGGCCAAAAATCTACTTTGGTCATACTTATGTTGTATGGCTGTGCTCTGATCTGTGCTTCTATGTGCCGTTTTTACGCAAGGTATATGATAACTTCTGTGCAGAATAGTGGCAATGGCAGCTTTGCTTTGAAAGGGGTCCAGCCTAGCCCGCTTGCGGTGTTCCGGCATAAATGCGCAAAAAGATTGGTTCATGAAaagaagtgaaaaaaaatcgatgaGCTCAGCTCTTAAGAACGGTATTATGGAACGAACTCAACCCGAAAAGGTAGTACAGATGCAGGGCACGGCAGATTTGAGCACTTCGAAACTTGGTACGAAAAAATACTGGGATGAACTGTATGCCCTGGAGCTGGAGAATTTCAGGCGGAATCCGCAGGATACCGGGGACTGTTGGTTTAGCGATAGCGATGCTGAACAAAAGATGATTGATTTTCTGGTAGATAACATTGGTGCGTACAGAATTTCTGAGAATGCTTCTGTTGTAGACCTCGGTACAGGTAATGGACACATGTTATTTGAACTGCATCAAACGGAATTCCAAGGGAAACTGGTCGGGATAGACTATTCTGAGGAAAGCGTCAAACTCGCTAGTAATATAGCCGAGGCCACCGGTGTTGACAATTTCATCAGTTTCCAGCAAGCAGACATCTTTAGTGGTGACTGGAAGCCGGGAAAGTATGACATTGTGTTGGATAAAGGGACCCTAGATGCCATTTCATTGAGTGGCATGAAGATCAACGGTAAACTTGATGTAGTCGATGTATACGCCGGAGTAGTGGAaaggattttgaaaaaagacggtattttcttgatcaCTTCTTGTAATTTCACACAAGATGAACTAGTAAAGATCATAGAGACtgataatttgaaaatgtggaaaacaataaaatacCCTGTTTTCCAATTTGGCGGGGTCCAGGGTGCGACCATATGTAGTGTAGCATTTGTTAAACAAAACTGATTTGTTTTTATctttgatttatttttaacgTTATTTCTCTTTACTTATTTAGGAACGGATTTAACTATAATGTTATACAATTCATCCGTGGTTTCCTTCTTACCAGTCTTTATGGCGTACTGTGCAGGATCACCGTTATCATCTACTGCTAGTAATCTTATGAATTTTTCGCTTTGCAAAGAACCTGTAAATCCTTTTTGCACAGTGAACCCCTTGACCAGTTGGATGTTTAAAATGACTTTTAAGATACCACGAGACCTCATAACAATACGCGTCTTCTCGACGTCGTCCTTacttttattgattttgatgataCCAACACCTCTTTCCTTCCAGCCTTCTTTTATGTTGGAAAGTTGGTACAGCTTCGCATTGACTTGATATATGCACTCCTCAGACTCTTCACCAGACTTGACTTCCTGTTTCTGCAATTTGAGGGGTTTTGGTTTGTCTTTTGTATCTTCTGAGGCATTCGCTAGTTGTTCAGATCCACTATGGACTTTATCTTTGTCAACATCAGtagctttcttttcactttcagagttattttctgttttgtttttcagTATGTTGAAGCCGCTGCCAAATGATAAACCTGAACCAAATGCAAATGGCTTCTTTGTTTTGCTGTCAGAGGCTGGTAAACTTTCAGTACTGGTAGTTGCATCTCCATCTTTCGTGTCCTTTTTGGCAACACCAAACCCAGTTCCAAATTTAGATGCGGCACCAAACACGAATTTATCCTCCTTTTTGTCATCTTCCACAATACCAGATTCTACGGTCTTTCCGTCGTCAACCTTGATCTTCTTATGCGATGGTTCTTGGTCTTTTTTACCTTCCTCCTTTTTCTCctcatcatttttattggGTGCTTCTGATTTGTCACTCGTTTCTTCCGCTTGTTCATCCTGATCTTTTTCCCTCGGTCTCTTAGGAGTTCCATCTAGTTTATCGATAGGATTTTCAACTGCAGTTTGTTTCACCTCAGAATTTTCCCTGGCTGCATTGCCACCATTGGTCTCACTCATGCTCTCAAAGTTTATGCGTACTTGTTTTGTGCAAATTGATTTGTTGACATTTTGGTTTGAGTAGCAACTGAGCTTTTTAAAATCCAGGCATTTATATCTTCAACCTCGCCAAACAatgtcaatttttttaaaaaaaaactcaaTACCTACATCACCGCGAAATGCCTGAAGTAAAAGCATATAACAAACGCGACCCTTAAAAttacgtatatatatgtatatttctttataCTAAGTTTTACTGGGCAGAGTATCATACAGTTCTTCTATCCGATATATAATGAACGATAGGTGTGACACCACTGACTTGAGTAATTCTTTCCAGCCACGCAAGCAAGACACCCCCTTGTTTCTGGCCCTGAGGTACGGACATTCCTTTGTAGAGATACTTTACCAGCACGTCCCTCTGAGAATCactcaaatttttgattaCATTACCAATATCGGCTTGCCTGACTTGTGTCAATGCTTCAAGGACGCTCTTAAAATATTGCTCCTTTGTTGGAGCATCTGCACTGTATGGAGGATCGGTTGTGAGTAATTGAACGGCTCCCAAAGAGTCACCACTTGTGGCAAGCGAGCGCAATTGATTCATTCGAGGTTGTAATTCTTGTAATGTGACAGTAGTTTCGTATGGTGGTACCAGATCGGCAGCGGTTAGTCTGCCACTCTCTGGATCAAATGCATCGATGTCAATTCTCCTCCAATCGGCTTCCATTGCTTGATCGTTCGCGTGTGTTGTGTTGAGTCTTCTCTGGTCTCCTTTGCTATAGTATCTTGTGTTAAATGCGGGCTGTTTTTCTCTTATTTTGTTATAGGGGCAAAGTCTGagaaagggaaaaaagTATCCAAATTAACTGATGTGCGGGTAATCATAGACAACAAGTAGCAGAGTTTAAGTATTACTTATATTCAATAGTCGGGCGCTTCTTTGGGAGCTGGTTGAGACTCTCGAGTCCGTGAGTTTCTAGATTTATATACAGAAGTAACAGCAGCAGTAGGAGTGGCGGCGGAGAGCAATGGCCTGTTTCCACGGTACCTCGCGTCCAATGTGGAACTGCCGTATCTATCAGCGCTATATGCGGAGGAAGAAGTTTCCCTGCGTGGCAGCCTGGGAGCATAATTTCTTTCGGCGGGATTTGATGTACTTGCGCTTGCAAACCTTCCTGGAAGCCTGCTGTCTCTGTTGGAATAGCCTCTGCCTCCTAGGCCGCCGCCCAATCTTCTTGgcttgaaatatttaaCGGTTCTGCCTCTTTCTATGTCGACTATGCAGATTCTGTCTTTGATTTGGATACCTCTGTGTACTCCAATCTCCTTGAATGCCATTTTACTACTTATTGGgtctttgaaaactatGAAGGCGTAGCCTTTACTCTTCTGGGTTATCTTGTCCTTGACTATCCTAATTTTTTCGATCTCGCCAAACTTAACAAAATACTTTTGCAGTTCAATTTCGTCAAGATCGTATGGTAGCCTCCCAATAAATATCGTTCTGTAGGGATCTGTGTCCTTGATATGAGGGTCAACGTTAGGATTCCAATTTTGTAGTCTCCGGTCTAACAATTGAGCATTTTTGATCTTGGAAAGTTTGATGTCTTCGTATCTTTGGAGATGGTTGTTTGGAGATCCTTCAGGAAACTCCTCCATATAGTGCTTCAAAGAGGTTGATAGTAAGTTTGCAACGCCAGTGATATTTGGATTTGTTTGTCTCTTCGCATATGGGTAATCGGTTGGTCTTTTGTAAGATAAAGGTGGCCTTGGCTTGAAAAGTCTCGACACGTCGTCTGGATACTTGGATAGATTATAATTCATCAAGGTTGAGGTGCCGATTACTTTTTTAAGGTTTCCTTTCGACAGTCGATGACCGTGCTGTGTGTCATTATCTTgcagttctttttttcttcagatgCGTTAATTTCCTACGAAGGGCGCATACAATGGTGCTGATGGGATTTATGAGCAAAACAAGTAGGCGAGCAAGACATGAACGAAATTGTAATGAAGCGTACTTCCTTTTCCCTACAACCTTAAAAAGGTCTCACTGATATATCCATTCGCAATAATGACAAGATTTTTGCATGGgacttctttttttcttttgaataaGTCGCGTTATAAGGACaaaacattaaaaaaaaatatgtattGATTCACTGATTTATATATACAGAAGTAAGTACCGGGGTACCTAAATATACGCATAAAAgtctctttcttttttttttttttttttttagcttcCTACATTTCgttaataatattatatagattatatttatatttaagAAAAGTAATATCAGCATATTATGAATAGACAAAAAAGTCTAAGGTCAAGATTTATTAAATGTTAGATTATTAAGATTACAATTAACAACATTTGTTGTTACTTCATAAAATTTCGTTACTTCATAAAAGAACTACAGTCCCCCACTTCTAAATGAGTGGTTGTAGGGGTTCATATACCTCCCAtactgttggaataaaaatcaactatcatctactaactagtatttacgttactagtatattatcatatacggtgttagaagatgacgcaaatgatgagaaatagtcatctaaattagtggaagctgaaacgcaaggattgataatgtaataggatcaatgaatattaacatataaaatgatgataataatatttatagaattgtgtagaattgcagattcccttttatggattcctaaatcctcgaggagaacttctagtacattctacatacctaatattattgccttattaaaaatggaatcccaacaattatctcaaaattcaccaaCTCTTCACATACATACCTGCGGTAGCAAGATAGGTACACTTTTTCTACGTTTCACGAAGGTAGCGATAGGTACCTCACTCATTGTAGGTGCGGGGGTAGCGATGGAGGTTTCTGTACCATTACCACCACAGCCACTATACTCACGTAGTGAAGTCCCTAGCGTGGAATTGTGTGGTATCGTTGCTATCTGTCGTTCGCCACCCTCGGTATATCCAACGTGCAGGCCAATATCACTCTCTAAGAAAATCGTATCAGGATTGGTACGGACAAACTCTTCATAGCCTACGTCGAAATCAAATTCTGCTAAAGCTGTGACTGTAGTTAAACCTAAAACCGCGATTATTGCTTGAAAAACTGTGGAGAAATTCATGATGGACGGTCACGTTCAGGGTCTGAGAAAACCACTCATTCCTATGTCCCATGTGGTTGGTTGCAATTTGCTGCTATATATACGACTTGGCTGTAGAGAGATCTACGTAGGATGTGTCCACTATCAAGGGGGGTTTACCAACGTTATCTTCTATTTTAAGTGCTCAAATGAAGGTTGCATTATATCCCTGGCAGTTTTCCCGGCAATTTTGCCGGCCGCTTATAATAGTCATGGTGAAAGGATTGTTGCTTGTTGTGGTTGCAACATGACAGTTGCCTACTAACTAAATAATAATCAAAGTCAGTTTCtcaacaatggaaaacCTGTTGTGACCTTATCGAAGTAACAACATCGTATAATAATTAATCTGGAAAAAATACCATAGTTACTGCCGATACAGGTCTACGTGACTTACTGACAAACAGACTGAGTGACTACGAGTCCAGAAATTTAGTATACCATATTGTCGCTTCTTCTTATAGCCCAGCTCCAGGTCTGGATACGGTTCTGTATAACTCGTTAAGGTTTAAGTGTCcggcaatttttttgaagtttcATTTCTTCACTCGATGACCAAGCCGTGTGCCAtcttttcgttttcttttttttcaatgtgTTTAATTATCTACAAAGAGGGCACACACAATAGAGCTGATGAGAACCCATGAGCGAAACAAGTAGAAAAGCAAGACGTAAACGGAATCATGGTGGTGTGTacatttctctttttttattacaCCAAGAAAGCTTAATTGGTACGTATTGTTCGTGATAGTAGCATGAATCTAGCGTGGAATTCTTTTATTTAAGGTCGCGTTGTGACGACaaaacattaaaaaaacCACATGTGTTGATTTGTAGACTTGTATACACTCCAGTAAGAAGGTGCACACCAAAATACATGCGCATATaaattattttatataGCATGCTATATTTCGTaaattcataaaatttCGTTAATTCATAAAAACAGCTCCCCAAACTTAGATGAGTGGCTGCAAGGGTTCTGTCTTGTAATCAACATCTACCATTGCGCCATCGTGTTTACATACAACTTCGACAGACACCTTGAATTTCTTGGCGTTCAACTCCGTTTCTTCGCCATAATTCCAAACAATCCGGTCAAAGGATTCctgctttttcttatcGTGGAATTTCAATTCTGGCTTGTTGATAGCGGTTTTGATGTCCTTTAGCAGGTGCTTCTCAACATGCTGGTGTAAATGGCGAACAAACTTCTTAGAGTGCGAATTGGCAGTCTCTTTGATCTTTTCCGGATCATCATGCGCATCATGCAGGACAAAGGGTGGATAGTACTTCAGTTGGCAATGGACATGGTCGAACTCTTGATCTTCCGTCTCACCCTTTAAATatgtttcaaaatcatgCAAATCCTCAAAAACCTTTAAGGACTCACCACTTTTTGTAGTGATGGTGGACATCTTAGGACCCTTTGCTTTCTTATCCTTTTTCGTCATTCTTATTATTTAAAATACTTTGTTATATACTGTACGTTGTTTCGTTTGCACTTAATCGTGTTTCGACAGATAGGTGAATCAAGATCTACCTTTACGCGAAAGATACGAAGAATTGAGAAGGAGGTGCAAGGGAAAAGGGCAATAGAGGATTGGGACAGCCGATGCTTATATACGGACGATTGCCAACCGCCGAAAAGGTTCAAGCCAAGAACAAAAAGTAGAGAGAATACCCCAACAATAGCATTTGATGGCTAAACGGCAGTG from the Saccharomyces cerevisiae S288C chromosome IX, complete sequence genome contains:
- a CDS encoding uncharacterized protein (hypothetical protein; has predicted signal peptide cleavage site in non-enzymatic end; located adjacent and on opposite strand to a Ty2 LTR, suggesting horizontal transfer; partially overlaps uncharacterized ORF YIL060W) — translated: MNFSTVFQAIIAVLGLTTVTALAEFDFDVGYEEFVRTNPDTIFLESDIGLHVGYTEGGERQIATIPHNSTLGTSLREYSGCGGNGTETSIATPAPTMSEVPIATFVKRRKSVPILLPQVCM
- the RGI2 gene encoding Rgi2p (hypothetical protein; involved in energy metabolism under respiratory conditions; expression induced under carbon limitation and repressed under high glucose; RGI2 has a paralog, RGI1, that arose from the whole genome duplication), translating into MTKKDKKAKGPKMSTITTKSGESLKVFEDLHDFETYLKGETEDQEFDHVHCQLKYYPPFVLHDAHDDPEKIKETANSHSKKFVRHLHQHVEKHLLKDIKTAINKPELKFHDKKKQESFDRIVWNYGEETELNAKKFKVSVEVVCKHDGAMVDVDYKTEPLQPLI